A region of Streptomyces sp. TG1A-60 DNA encodes the following proteins:
- a CDS encoding thioredoxin domain-containing protein: MSEKNREGKRTARERLAEERAKQKAAEKRRRVLIVGASVLGVLGLAAVIGVVAANAGKDDAAATAGPVVAPSGANGEDSLAIPVGDADARSTLSVWEDFRCPACKSFEDAYRSTIHELTEAGKLKVEYHLVTLIDGNMGGSGSRKAANAAACAQNEGRFPEYHDVLFENQPAETSDDFASNRKLLDLAGKVDGLDSSAFRSCVEDGRHNSWVAKSNDAFRKGGLSGTPSVFLNGTNIYADQSMTPAKLKQMVEAKAQG, from the coding sequence GTGAGCGAGAAGAACCGTGAGGGAAAGCGCACCGCCCGTGAACGGCTGGCGGAGGAGCGAGCGAAGCAGAAGGCCGCCGAGAAGCGCCGTCGGGTGTTGATCGTGGGTGCCTCGGTACTGGGCGTGCTGGGGCTGGCGGCCGTGATCGGCGTCGTGGCGGCGAACGCGGGCAAGGACGACGCCGCCGCCACCGCGGGCCCGGTCGTGGCGCCCTCCGGGGCGAACGGCGAGGACAGCCTCGCGATCCCCGTCGGGGACGCCGACGCGAGATCGACCCTCTCGGTGTGGGAGGACTTCCGCTGCCCGGCCTGCAAGTCCTTCGAGGACGCGTACCGCTCGACGATCCACGAGCTGACCGAGGCCGGAAAGCTGAAGGTCGAATATCACCTGGTCACCCTGATCGACGGGAACATGGGCGGCAGCGGCTCCCGGAAAGCCGCCAACGCAGCCGCGTGCGCGCAGAACGAGGGCAGGTTCCCCGAGTACCACGACGTGCTGTTCGAGAACCAGCCCGCCGAGACCAGTGACGACTTCGCCAGCAACCGCAAGCTGCTCGACCTGGCGGGGAAGGTGGACGGGCTGGACTCCTCCGCCTTCCGCAGCTGCGTCGAGGACGGCAGGCACAACAGCTGGGTGGCGAAGTCGAACGACGCCTTCCGCAAGGGCGGCCTCTCGGGCACGCCGAGCGTCTTCCTCAACGGCACCAACATCTACGCGGACCAGTCCATGACCCCCGCCAAGCTGAAGCAGATGGTGGAGGCGAAGGCCCAGGGCTGA
- the trpA gene encoding tryptophan synthase subunit alpha: MSGNIQLLSDTLAAAKAEGRSALIAYLPAGFPTVDGGIAAVKAAFEGGADVVEVGLPHSDPVLDGPVIQTADDIALRGGVRIADVMRTVREAFEATGKPVLVMTYWNPIDRYGVERFTAELAEAGGAGCILPDLPVQESALWREHAEKHGLGTVFVVAPSSRDARLAEITAVGSGFVYAASLMGVTGTRESVGAQAEDLVRRTKATTDLPVCVGLGVSDARQAAEVAGFADGVIVGSAFVKRMLDAPDEAAGLDAVRELAGELAKGVRRGA, translated from the coding sequence GTGAGCGGCAACATCCAGCTGTTGAGCGACACCCTCGCCGCCGCCAAGGCGGAGGGGCGGTCCGCGCTCATCGCCTACCTGCCGGCCGGGTTCCCGACCGTCGACGGCGGTATCGCCGCCGTCAAGGCGGCCTTCGAGGGGGGCGCCGACGTCGTCGAGGTCGGGCTGCCGCACAGTGACCCGGTCCTCGACGGGCCCGTCATCCAGACCGCCGACGACATCGCGCTGCGCGGTGGCGTCAGGATCGCGGATGTGATGCGTACGGTGAGGGAGGCCTTCGAGGCCACCGGGAAGCCCGTCCTCGTCATGACGTACTGGAACCCGATCGACCGCTACGGCGTGGAGCGCTTCACGGCCGAGCTCGCGGAGGCGGGCGGCGCGGGCTGCATCCTGCCCGACCTGCCCGTCCAGGAGTCGGCGCTGTGGCGGGAGCACGCCGAGAAGCACGGACTCGGCACGGTCTTCGTCGTCGCGCCCAGCAGCAGGGACGCCCGTCTCGCCGAGATCACCGCGGTGGGCAGCGGCTTCGTCTACGCCGCCTCGCTGATGGGCGTCACGGGCACCCGGGAGTCCGTGGGCGCGCAGGCAGAGGACCTGGTGCGGCGCACCAAGGCGACCACGGACCTGCCCGTCTGCGTGGGCCTCGGCGTCTCCGACGCCCGGCAGGCCGCCGAGGTCGCCGGGTTCGCCGACGGGGTGATCGTCGGCTCCGCCTTCGTGAAGCGGATGCTGGACGCGCCGGACGAGGCGGCCGGCCTGGACGCCGTACGGGAACTGGCGGGCGAGCTCGCGAAGGGCGTGCGCCGGGGCGCGTGA
- the trpB gene encoding tryptophan synthase subunit beta, translated as MSSEFFIPDPEGQVPSTEGYFGAYGGKFIPEALVAAVDEVAVEYDKAKHDPEFARELDDLLVNYTGRPSSLTEVPRFAEHAGGARVFLKREDLNHTGSHKINNVLGQALLTKRMGKTRVIAETGAGQHGVATATACALFGLDCTVYMGEIDTQRQALNVARMRMLGAEVVAVKSGSRTLKDAINEAFRDWVANVDRTHYLFGTVAGPHPFPAMVRDFHRVIGVEARRQLLERAGRLPDAAVACVGGGSNAIGLFHAFIPDTGVRLIGCEPAGHGVETGEHAATLTAGEPGILHGSRSYVLQDEEGQITEPYSISAGLDYPGIGPEHSYLKDSGRGEYRAVTDDAAMQALRLLSRTEGIIPAIESAHALAGALEVGKELGRDGLIVVNLSGRGDKDMDTAARYFDLYDTAADAEVAADAADLAEIEGDAK; from the coding sequence ATGTCCAGTGAGTTCTTCATTCCCGACCCGGAGGGTCAGGTCCCCAGCACCGAGGGGTACTTCGGCGCGTACGGCGGCAAGTTCATCCCGGAGGCGCTGGTCGCCGCCGTGGACGAGGTCGCCGTGGAGTACGACAAGGCCAAGCACGACCCCGAGTTCGCCCGCGAGCTCGACGATCTGCTCGTGAACTACACCGGGCGGCCCAGTTCGCTCACCGAGGTGCCGCGGTTCGCCGAGCACGCCGGCGGGGCCCGGGTGTTCCTCAAGCGCGAGGATCTCAACCACACCGGGTCGCACAAGATCAACAACGTGCTGGGGCAGGCCCTGCTCACCAAGCGTATGGGCAAGACCCGGGTCATCGCCGAGACGGGAGCGGGCCAGCACGGCGTCGCCACCGCCACCGCCTGCGCGCTCTTCGGGCTCGACTGCACGGTCTACATGGGTGAGATCGACACCCAGCGGCAGGCCCTCAACGTCGCGCGCATGCGCATGCTGGGCGCCGAGGTCGTCGCCGTGAAGTCCGGGTCCCGGACCCTGAAGGACGCCATCAACGAGGCCTTCCGCGACTGGGTCGCCAACGTCGACCGCACCCACTACCTCTTCGGTACGGTCGCCGGGCCCCACCCCTTCCCCGCCATGGTCCGCGACTTCCACCGGGTCATCGGCGTGGAGGCCAGGCGCCAGCTCCTCGAACGCGCCGGGCGGCTGCCCGACGCCGCCGTCGCCTGCGTCGGCGGCGGGTCCAACGCCATCGGGCTCTTCCACGCCTTCATCCCGGACACCGGCGTACGCCTCATCGGCTGCGAGCCAGCCGGGCACGGCGTCGAGACCGGTGAGCACGCCGCGACCCTGACCGCCGGTGAGCCGGGCATCCTGCACGGATCGCGGTCGTACGTCCTGCAGGACGAGGAAGGGCAGATCACCGAGCCGTACTCGATCTCGGCGGGCCTCGACTACCCGGGCATCGGCCCCGAGCACTCGTACCTCAAGGACAGCGGTCGCGGCGAGTACCGCGCGGTCACCGACGACGCGGCCATGCAGGCGCTGCGTCTGCTGTCGCGCACGGAGGGCATCATCCCGGCGATCGAGAGCGCGCACGCACTCGCCGGTGCCCTGGAGGTCGGCAAGGAGCTGGGCAGGGACGGGCTGATCGTCGTCAACCTGTCCGGGCGTGGCGACAAGGACATGGACACGGCGGCACGCTACTTCGACCTGTACGACACAGCTGCCGACGCCGAGGTCGCCGCCGACGCGGCCGACCTCGCCGAGATCGAGGGGGACGCCAAGTGA
- a CDS encoding anthranilate synthase component I, with product MDLDTFRKLASDRRVIPVSRKLLADGDTPVALYRKLAAERTGTFLLESAENGRTAFQWSRYSFVGVRSHATLTSRDGRAHWLGTPPVGVPAEGDPLAALRATIEALHTPHQEGMPPFTGGMVGYLGYDIVRRLEKIGPGERDDLQLPELTMLLTSDLAVMDHWEGSVLLIANAINHNDLDTGVDEAHADAVARLDAMQADLARPVAQPPAALPPSELPEYTALWGGPDFQAAVEDVKERIRAGEAFQVVPSQRFETPCTASALDVYRVLRATNPSPYMYLFRFDGFDVVGSSPEALVKVEDGQAMVHPIAGTRHRGATPQEDQALADELLADPKERAEHLMLVDLGRNDLGRVCEPGSVEVVDFMSVERYSHVMHIVSTVTGRVAPGRTAFDVLTACFPAGTLSGAPKPRAMQIIDELEPSRRGLYGGCVGYLDFAGDSDTAIAIRTALLRDGTAYVQAGAGIVADSDPVAEDTECRNKAAAVLRAVHTANRLGQEGACHVSPG from the coding sequence ATGGACCTCGACACGTTCCGCAAGCTGGCCTCCGACCGCCGTGTCATCCCCGTCAGCCGCAAGCTCCTCGCCGACGGCGACACCCCGGTCGCGCTCTACCGCAAGCTCGCAGCCGAGCGCACCGGCACCTTCCTCCTGGAGTCGGCGGAGAACGGCCGTACGGCGTTTCAATGGTCTCGCTACTCCTTCGTGGGCGTCCGCAGCCACGCCACCCTCACCTCCCGGGACGGCCGGGCGCACTGGCTCGGAACCCCGCCCGTCGGCGTCCCGGCCGAGGGCGACCCCCTCGCCGCCCTGCGCGCCACCATCGAGGCGCTGCACACCCCGCACCAGGAGGGCATGCCCCCCTTCACCGGCGGCATGGTCGGCTACCTCGGCTACGACATCGTGCGCCGCCTGGAGAAGATCGGCCCCGGCGAGCGCGACGACCTCCAGCTCCCCGAGCTGACCATGCTGCTCACGAGCGACCTGGCGGTCATGGACCACTGGGAGGGCTCGGTCCTGCTGATCGCCAACGCGATCAACCACAACGACCTGGACACCGGCGTCGACGAGGCCCACGCCGACGCCGTCGCCCGCCTGGATGCCATGCAGGCCGACCTCGCCCGGCCCGTCGCCCAGCCCCCGGCGGCCCTCCCGCCCTCCGAACTGCCCGAGTACACCGCACTGTGGGGCGGCCCCGACTTCCAGGCGGCCGTCGAGGACGTCAAGGAGCGCATCCGGGCCGGCGAGGCATTCCAGGTCGTCCCCTCCCAGCGCTTCGAAACACCGTGCACGGCAAGCGCGTTGGACGTCTACCGGGTTCTCAGGGCGACCAACCCCTCCCCGTACATGTACCTGTTCCGCTTCGACGGCTTCGACGTCGTCGGTTCCTCCCCCGAGGCCCTGGTCAAGGTCGAGGACGGGCAGGCCATGGTCCACCCCATCGCCGGCACCCGGCACCGGGGGGCGACTCCGCAGGAGGACCAGGCCCTCGCCGACGAGCTGCTCGCCGACCCCAAGGAGCGCGCCGAGCACCTGATGCTCGTCGACCTGGGCCGCAACGACCTGGGCCGGGTCTGCGAGCCGGGCTCCGTCGAAGTGGTGGACTTCATGTCCGTCGAGCGGTACTCGCACGTCATGCACATCGTCTCCACCGTCACCGGCCGGGTCGCGCCGGGCCGTACGGCCTTCGACGTGCTGACCGCCTGCTTCCCCGCGGGCACCCTCTCCGGCGCCCCGAAGCCGCGCGCCATGCAGATCATCGACGAGCTGGAGCCGTCCCGCCGGGGCCTGTACGGCGGCTGTGTCGGCTACCTCGACTTCGCGGGCGACTCCGACACCGCCATCGCCATCCGCACCGCCCTGCTGCGCGACGGCACGGCATACGTCCAGGCCGGCGCCGGCATCGTCGCCGACTCCGACCCCGTCGCCGAGGACACCGAGTGCCGCAACAAGGCGGCGGCGGTCCTGCGCGCGGTGCACACGGCGAACCGACTCGGACAAGAGGGCGCCTGTCACGTGAGCCCCGGGTGA
- the trpC gene encoding indole-3-glycerol phosphate synthase TrpC, whose product MSVLDEIIDGVRADLAERQARVSLDELKERAAKAPAAKDGAAALRGDGVKVICEVKRSSPSKGALAAIADPAGLAADYEAGGAAVISVLTEQRRFGGSLADLEAVRARVDIPVLRKDFVVTSYQLWEARAYGADVVLLIVAALDQPALESLVERAESIGLTPLVEVHDEDEVERAVDAGARVIGVNARNLKTLEVDRSTFERVAPEIPDSIVKIAESGVRGPHDLIAYANVGADAVLVGESLVTGRDPRTAVADLVAAGEHPALRHGRG is encoded by the coding sequence GTGAGTGTGCTCGACGAGATCATCGACGGAGTCCGTGCCGACCTCGCGGAGCGGCAGGCGCGCGTCAGCCTCGACGAGCTCAAGGAACGCGCGGCGAAGGCTCCGGCGGCCAAGGACGGCGCGGCAGCCCTGCGCGGCGACGGCGTCAAGGTGATCTGCGAGGTCAAGCGGTCCAGCCCCTCCAAGGGCGCGCTCGCCGCGATCGCCGACCCGGCAGGCCTGGCGGCCGACTACGAGGCGGGCGGCGCGGCGGTCATCTCCGTGCTCACGGAACAGCGCCGTTTCGGCGGTTCGCTCGCCGACCTGGAGGCGGTCCGCGCGCGCGTGGACATCCCCGTCCTGCGCAAGGACTTCGTCGTCACCTCGTACCAGCTGTGGGAGGCCCGGGCGTACGGCGCCGACGTGGTGCTGCTGATCGTCGCGGCCCTCGACCAGCCGGCGCTGGAGTCTCTGGTCGAGCGCGCCGAGTCCATCGGGCTCACCCCGCTCGTCGAGGTCCACGACGAGGACGAGGTCGAGCGCGCGGTCGACGCCGGTGCCCGGGTGATCGGCGTCAACGCCCGCAACCTCAAGACCCTGGAGGTCGACCGCTCCACCTTCGAGCGCGTCGCCCCCGAGATCCCCGACTCCATCGTCAAGATCGCCGAGTCCGGCGTCCGGGGCCCGCACGACCTCATCGCCTACGCCAACGTCGGCGCCGACGCGGTCCTCGTGGGCGAGTCCCTCGTCACCGGCAGGGACCCCAGGACCGCCGTGGCCGACCTCGTCGCCGCGGGCGAACACCCGGCGCTCCGGCACGGGCGGGGCTGA
- a CDS encoding DUF2752 domain-containing protein — protein sequence MRCVNAETPPVSPQPPDPAAALAGPDTGTGPRTGRARGLWVPAGVLAGVGGAFAYVAAVDPNEPGHYPVCPLLRFTGLYCPGCGGLRSAHAFAHGDIATAFTANALAVAGFVGFAVLWTVWVVHEARGRPLRVPVGPVGLWTLGALALAFTVVRNLPFGGWLHP from the coding sequence ATGCGGTGTGTGAACGCCGAGACCCCTCCAGTGTCGCCGCAGCCCCCCGACCCGGCCGCCGCGCTCGCAGGCCCCGACACGGGGACCGGGCCGCGCACGGGGCGGGCGCGTGGGCTCTGGGTGCCCGCCGGGGTGCTCGCGGGCGTCGGCGGGGCCTTCGCGTACGTCGCCGCCGTCGACCCCAACGAGCCCGGCCACTACCCGGTCTGCCCGCTGCTGCGCTTCACCGGCCTCTACTGCCCCGGCTGCGGCGGTCTGCGCAGCGCGCACGCCTTCGCGCACGGGGACATCGCGACCGCCTTCACCGCCAACGCCCTCGCCGTGGCCGGTTTCGTGGGCTTCGCGGTGCTGTGGACGGTCTGGGTCGTCCATGAGGCGCGCGGACGACCGTTGCGCGTCCCGGTCGGTCCTGTCGGGTTGTGGACGCTCGGCGCGTTGGCCCTGGCATTCACGGTGGTCCGGAACCTGCCTTTCGGCGGCTGGCTCCATCCTTGA
- a CDS encoding HGxxPAAW family protein yields MAGSSHGHTPAAWTGVTIAFIGFCVSGAYMVMAEPLGFWAGMVIVVLGGVVGMIMRAMGMGRPKDANAAYETAERDRAKGPEPAGAKS; encoded by the coding sequence ATGGCGGGCAGCAGCCACGGTCACACCCCGGCCGCCTGGACCGGCGTCACCATCGCCTTCATCGGTTTCTGCGTCTCGGGCGCCTACATGGTGATGGCCGAGCCGCTGGGATTCTGGGCCGGCATGGTCATCGTCGTCCTCGGCGGCGTCGTCGGCATGATCATGCGAGCCATGGGCATGGGCCGGCCGAAGGACGCGAACGCCGCGTACGAGACGGCGGAGCGCGACAGGGCCAAGGGCCCCGAGCCGGCCGGCGCCAAGAGCTGA
- the hisH gene encoding imidazole glycerol phosphate synthase subunit HisH has translation MELSTASKKVVVFDYGFGNVRSAERALARTGADVEITRDFDRAMNADGLLVPGVGAFAACMKGLKEARGDWIIDRRLAGGRPVMGICVGMQILFARGIEHGVETEGLDEWPGAVEPLQAEVVPHMGWNTVDAPAGTELFAGLDTDARFYFVHSYAVHDWSLETHNPALTAPRVTWSTHGKPFVAAVENGTLWATQFHPEKSGDAGAQLLNNWIGTL, from the coding sequence GTGGAATTGAGCACCGCGTCCAAGAAGGTCGTCGTCTTCGACTACGGCTTCGGCAACGTGAGGTCCGCCGAGCGTGCCCTCGCGCGCACGGGAGCCGACGTCGAGATCACGCGTGACTTCGACAGGGCCATGAACGCCGACGGGCTGCTGGTGCCCGGCGTCGGCGCCTTCGCCGCCTGCATGAAGGGGCTGAAGGAGGCCCGCGGTGACTGGATCATCGACCGCCGGCTCGCCGGCGGCCGACCGGTGATGGGCATCTGCGTCGGTATGCAGATCCTCTTCGCGCGCGGCATCGAGCACGGCGTGGAGACCGAGGGCCTCGACGAGTGGCCGGGCGCGGTCGAGCCGCTCCAGGCCGAGGTCGTGCCGCACATGGGCTGGAACACCGTCGACGCCCCGGCCGGCACCGAACTCTTCGCCGGGCTGGACACCGACGCCCGCTTCTACTTCGTGCACTCCTACGCCGTCCACGACTGGTCCCTGGAGACGCACAACCCCGCCCTGACCGCCCCCAGGGTCACCTGGTCCACGCACGGCAAACCGTTCGTGGCGGCCGTCGAGAACGGCACCCTGTGGGCCACGCAGTTCCACCCCGAGAAGTCCGGCGACGCCGGAGCGCAGCTGCTGAACAACTGGATCGGAACCCTGTAG
- the hisI gene encoding phosphoribosyl-AMP cyclohydrolase: MTSTPSSSSRRSPGAPSGPGAPSALDPEIAARLRRSADGLLPAIAQQYDTGEVLMLGWMDDEALHRTLTTGRCTYWSRSRRAYWVKGDTSGHFQWVKSVALDCDADTVLVKVDQVGAACHTGARTCFDEDVLKAVVGGADSDVPSPGQ; encoded by the coding sequence ATGACCAGCACGCCGTCCTCCAGCAGCCGCCGTAGTCCCGGAGCCCCCAGCGGCCCCGGCGCTCCCAGCGCGCTGGACCCCGAGATCGCCGCGCGCCTCAGGCGCAGCGCCGACGGGCTCCTGCCCGCCATCGCCCAGCAGTACGACACCGGAGAGGTGCTCATGCTCGGCTGGATGGACGACGAGGCCCTGCACCGCACCCTCACCACCGGCCGCTGCACCTACTGGTCGCGCAGCCGCCGCGCGTACTGGGTGAAGGGCGACACCTCCGGCCACTTCCAGTGGGTGAAGTCCGTCGCCCTGGACTGCGACGCCGACACCGTCCTCGTCAAGGTCGACCAGGTGGGCGCCGCCTGCCACACCGGCGCCCGCACCTGCTTCGACGAGGACGTCCTCAAGGCCGTCGTGGGCGGCGCCGATTCCGACGTACCGTCACCGGGTCAGTAA
- a CDS encoding TIGR03085 family metal-binding protein, which produces MSTHAKRERLLFADLLETAGPEAPTLCDGWTTRDLAAHVVVRERRPDAAGGIIIKQLAPRLDRVMEEFAAKPYEELIQLVRTGPPRFSPFSLKQIDEVSNTIEFYVHTEDIRRARPEWSPRELDHVFQDALWSRLERTARLMGRGAPTGLVLRRPDGQTVVAHRGAPVVTVTGEPSELLLFLYGRQQVADVELDGEKEAIAKLHETKQLGL; this is translated from the coding sequence ATGTCGACCCATGCCAAGCGTGAACGGCTTCTCTTCGCCGACCTGTTGGAGACCGCGGGCCCGGAGGCTCCCACCCTGTGCGACGGCTGGACCACCCGTGACCTCGCCGCGCACGTGGTGGTGCGCGAGCGCCGCCCCGACGCCGCCGGGGGCATCATCATCAAGCAGCTCGCGCCGCGCCTGGACCGGGTGATGGAGGAGTTCGCCGCGAAGCCGTACGAGGAGCTGATCCAGCTCGTGCGCACCGGTCCGCCGCGTTTCTCGCCCTTCTCCCTCAAACAGATCGACGAGGTGTCGAACACGATCGAGTTCTACGTCCACACCGAAGACATCCGTCGCGCCCGGCCCGAGTGGTCGCCGCGCGAGCTGGACCACGTCTTCCAGGACGCCCTCTGGTCGCGTCTGGAGCGCACCGCCCGCCTCATGGGCCGCGGCGCCCCCACCGGCCTGGTGCTGCGCCGCCCTGACGGCCAGACCGTGGTGGCCCACCGCGGCGCCCCCGTCGTCACGGTCACCGGCGAGCCCTCGGAGCTGCTGCTGTTCCTGTACGGCCGGCAGCAGGTCGCCGACGTGGAGCTGGACGGCGAGAAGGAAGCGATCGCGAAGCTGCACGAGACGAAGCAGCTGGGGCTCTGA
- a CDS encoding RidA family protein — protein MSGSVRRVQSGSPWEESFGFARAVAVGDRVLVAGTTAFKGEVLYGEGDPYEQAKVAFASAIEAIGEFGLGVESVIRTRMYLTHMRDVDDVGRAHKELFDPVRPAATLLVVDGFVDSRILVEVEVEAFRGAVDS, from the coding sequence ATGAGCGGATCCGTGCGGCGCGTGCAGAGCGGCAGTCCCTGGGAAGAGTCCTTCGGCTTCGCACGCGCCGTCGCGGTGGGCGACCGCGTCCTGGTGGCGGGCACGACGGCCTTCAAGGGCGAGGTGCTGTACGGGGAGGGCGACCCGTACGAGCAGGCCAAGGTGGCCTTCGCGAGCGCGATCGAGGCGATCGGCGAGTTCGGGCTCGGCGTCGAGTCCGTGATCCGCACGCGGATGTACCTGACACACATGCGGGACGTGGACGACGTGGGGCGGGCCCACAAGGAGCTCTTCGACCCGGTCCGCCCGGCCGCGACCCTGCTGGTCGTGGACGGTTTCGTCGACTCGCGCATCCTTGTCGAAGTAGAAGTCGAAGCATTCAGAGGAGCCGTGGATTCATGA
- the hisF gene encoding imidazole glycerol phosphate synthase subunit HisF: MTLAVRVIPCLDVDNGRVVKGVNFQNLRDAGDPVEMAKVYDAEGADELTFLDITASSGNRETTYDVVRRTAEQVFIPLTVGGGVRTGEDVDKLLRAGADKVGVNTAAIARPDLIREIAERFGRQVLVLSVDARRTESGSFEVTTHGGRKGTGIDAVEWAHRAAELGAGEILLNSMDADGTKDGYDLEMITAVRKHVTVPVIASGGAGRLADFSPAVEAGADAVLAASVFHFGDLRIGEVKDALRGAGHPVR; the protein is encoded by the coding sequence ATGACCCTGGCGGTCCGAGTCATCCCCTGCCTGGACGTGGACAACGGCCGGGTCGTCAAGGGCGTCAACTTCCAGAACCTGCGCGACGCGGGCGACCCCGTCGAGATGGCCAAGGTGTACGACGCCGAGGGCGCCGACGAGCTGACGTTCCTGGACATCACCGCCTCGTCGGGCAACCGCGAGACGACGTACGACGTGGTGCGCCGCACCGCCGAGCAGGTCTTCATCCCGCTGACGGTCGGCGGCGGTGTCCGCACGGGCGAGGACGTGGACAAGCTGCTGCGGGCGGGCGCGGACAAGGTCGGCGTCAACACGGCGGCGATCGCCCGCCCGGACCTGATCCGAGAGATCGCCGAGCGCTTCGGCCGCCAGGTGCTGGTCCTGTCCGTGGACGCGCGCCGTACCGAGTCCGGATCCTTCGAGGTCACCACCCACGGCGGTCGCAAGGGCACCGGCATCGACGCCGTCGAGTGGGCCCACCGGGCCGCCGAACTGGGCGCCGGCGAGATCCTGCTCAACTCGATGGACGCCGACGGCACGAAGGACGGCTACGACCTGGAGATGATCACGGCCGTCCGCAAGCACGTCACCGTCCCCGTCATCGCCTCCGGCGGCGCGGGCAGGCTCGCCGACTTCTCCCCGGCCGTCGAGGCGGGCGCGGACGCCGTCCTCGCCGCGTCGGTGTTCCACTTCGGCGACCTGCGCATCGGCGAGGTCAAGGACGCGCTGCGGGGCGCGGGACACCCCGTGCGGTGA
- the hisB gene encoding imidazoleglycerol-phosphate dehydratase HisB gives MTREGRLGRIERTTKETSVLVEINLDGTGRTEISTGVGFYDHMLDQLGRHGLFDLTVKTDGDLHIDSHHTIEDTALALGAAFKQALGDKVGIYRFGNCTVPLDESLAQVTVDLSGRPYLVHTEPEKMAPMIGEYDTTMTRHILESFVAQAQIALHVHVPYGRNAHHIVECQFKALARALRYASERDPRAAGILPSTKGAL, from the coding sequence ATGACTCGCGAGGGACGCCTCGGAAGAATCGAGCGAACCACCAAGGAGACGTCGGTCCTCGTCGAGATCAATCTCGACGGCACCGGCCGGACGGAGATCTCCACCGGGGTCGGCTTCTACGACCACATGCTCGACCAGCTCGGCCGCCACGGTCTGTTCGACCTGACCGTGAAGACCGACGGTGACCTGCACATCGACTCCCACCACACGATCGAGGACACCGCCCTCGCGCTGGGCGCCGCCTTCAAGCAGGCCCTCGGCGACAAGGTGGGCATCTACCGCTTCGGCAACTGCACGGTCCCGCTGGACGAGTCCCTCGCCCAGGTCACCGTCGACCTGTCCGGCCGCCCCTACCTCGTGCACACCGAGCCCGAGAAGATGGCGCCGATGATCGGCGAGTACGACACCACGATGACCCGGCACATCCTGGAGTCCTTCGTCGCCCAGGCCCAGATCGCGCTGCACGTGCACGTGCCGTACGGGCGCAACGCGCACCACATCGTCGAGTGCCAGTTCAAGGCGCTGGCGCGGGCGCTGCGCTACGCGTCCGAGCGCGACCCGCGCGCGGCCGGCATCCTGCCCTCCACGAAGGGCGCGCTGTGA
- the priA gene encoding bifunctional 1-(5-phosphoribosyl)-5-((5-phosphoribosylamino)methylideneamino)imidazole-4-carboxamide isomerase/phosphoribosylanthranilate isomerase PriA, producing the protein MAKLELLPAVDVRDGRAVRLVHGESGTETSYGSPLEAALAWQRAGAQWLHLVDLDAAFGTGDNRDLVAEVTESLKELHVKVELSGGIRDDASLAKALATGCTRVNLGTAALETPEWVAKVIAEHGDRIAVGLDVKGTTLRGRGWTRDGGDLYETLERLDKEGCARYVVTDIAKDGTLQGPNLELLKNVCAATDRPVVASGGVSSLDDLRAIAELVPLGVEGAIVGKALYAKAFTLEEALEAVST; encoded by the coding sequence ATGGCAAAGCTCGAACTCCTTCCCGCCGTCGACGTCCGTGACGGCCGGGCGGTCCGGCTCGTCCACGGCGAGTCCGGCACGGAGACCTCCTACGGCTCCCCGCTGGAGGCCGCCCTCGCCTGGCAGCGCGCGGGCGCCCAGTGGCTGCACCTGGTCGACCTGGACGCCGCGTTCGGCACCGGCGACAACCGGGACCTGGTCGCCGAGGTCACCGAGAGCCTGAAGGAACTGCACGTCAAGGTCGAGCTGTCCGGCGGCATCCGGGACGACGCCTCCCTGGCGAAGGCCCTGGCCACCGGCTGCACCCGGGTGAACCTCGGCACCGCCGCCCTGGAGACCCCCGAATGGGTCGCCAAGGTCATCGCCGAACACGGCGACAGGATCGCGGTGGGCCTCGACGTGAAGGGCACCACCCTGCGCGGCCGTGGCTGGACCCGCGACGGCGGCGACCTCTACGAGACGCTGGAGCGCCTCGACAAGGAGGGCTGCGCCCGGTACGTCGTCACGGACATCGCCAAGGACGGCACCCTCCAGGGACCCAACCTGGAGCTGCTGAAGAACGTCTGCGCGGCGACGGACCGTCCGGTCGTGGCCTCCGGCGGCGTGTCCTCCCTCGACGACCTGCGGGCCATCGCCGAGCTGGTTCCGCTCGGTGTCGAGGGCGCCATCGTCGGGAAGGCCCTGTACGCGAAGGCGTTCACCCTGGAAGAGGCCTTGGAGGCTGTGTCCACATGA